From a region of the Candida albicans SC5314 chromosome 1, complete sequence genome:
- the HSP31 gene encoding Hsp31p (Putative 30 kda heat shock protein; repressed during the mating process; rat catheter biofilm induced), with protein MAVASTFIHNNLEVMNRNTATKVNPTNSLVNMHITDHGSDWLWAAFSVFLLLTIIHLLLFLYGNFRKPGVKNSLLVIPLFTNAVFSVFYFTYASNLGYAWQAVEFQHAGTGLRQIFYAKFVAWFVGWPAVLALFEIVTSTVLDRIEENPNIFKKFFLIFQTWLVKFIFVEIYVLGLLIGSIIFSTYKFGYFTFAVFFQLLLMVWVGRDLHRSFKSPSHSNIANFFLIFFYLVWILYPVAWGLSEGGNVIQPDSEAVFYGILDLITFGLMPTILIFFAIKGCDEEFFSKLWQYHVKSEAESIHENEKAVAETPSTEAGVVDAEVDNEPQAQV; from the coding sequence atGGCTGTTGCATCTACATTTATCCACAACAACCTTGAAGTTATGAACCGTAACACTGCTACCAAGGTCAATCCAACCAACCTGTTGGTTAACATGCATATTACTGATCACGGTAGTGATTGGTTATGGGCTGCATTCTCCGTGTTTCTTTTGTTAACCATCATTCATTTATTGCTTTTCTTGTACGGCAATTTCAGAAAACCTGGTGTTAAAAACTCATTGTTGGTTATTCCATTATTTACCAATGCTGTTTTTTCTGTCTTTTACTTTACTTACGCATCAAACTTGGGTTACGCTTGGCAAGCAGTTGAGTTCCAACATGCTGGTACTGGTTTAAGACAAATCTTCTATGCCAAGTTTGTTGCTTGGTTCGTTGGTTGGCCTGCTGTTTTGGCactttttgaaattgtcaCTAGTACCGTTTTAGACagaattgaagaaaatccaaacattttcaaaaaattctttttgattttccaaACTTGGTTAgtgaaatttatttttgttgaaatctACGTGTTAGGTTTGTTGATTGGTTCCATTATCTTCTCTACTTACAAGTTTGGTTACTTTACCTTTGCTGtctttttccaattgttgcTTATGGTATGGGTAGGTAGAGATCTTCACAGATCTTTCAAATCACCATCCCATTCTAACATTGCTAATTTCTTCcttatcttcttctatcTTGTTTGGATTTTATACCCAGTTGCTTGGGGTTTGAGTGAAGGTGGTAACGTTATTCAACCAGATTCAGAAGCTGTTTTCTACGGtattttggatttgatcACTTTCGGTCTCATGCCAACCATTTTGATCTTTTTCGCCATCAAAGGTtgtgatgaagaatttttcAGTAAACTTTGGCAATATCATGTTAAATCTGAAGCTGAATCAATTCATGAAAACGAAAAAGCTGTTGCTGAAACTCCTTCAACCGAAGCAGGTGTTGTTGACGCTGAAGTTGATAATGAACCTCAAGCTCAAGTTTAG
- a CDS encoding uncharacterized protein (Ortholog(s) have microtubule motor activity, protein homodimerization activity and kinesin complex localization) translates to MSNNIKVSVRVRPLLPRELKAKKAEGEATPVSLVSMPPSDPHKVLLTNPKAQSKNNISIDNKPKSFLFDECIWSFNSKDSNYIDNHKYYEKTGPQLLSHFFEGYNVCLLAYGQTGSGKTYTMMGDKNESPGIIPLLIKDILKQMEISVNEKINCELKFSYIEIYNEQVKDLLTGDTKNGNGNGNSTHASQKCKVREHPVTGPYVENVKEYNIENYTQFLKLLAKGNSSRSTASTSMNDKSSRSHAIITLTLKQTKFEKFSGFSSDSDETNSIGDASEEMVSNIKLVDLAGSERLQKTKLYGQQERIKEGTLINKSLAVLGRCINLLSSNPSSLIPYRESILTYLLKENLGGNSKTCMIFCVSPVDYEETHQTLNYANEVKKIKTLAKANKTKLSNVPIDWQQLQSTDKTVIQSLKNEIDVLTNKLNQMQQLNEPRSHPPQSINNIIEYLDKETNKVKFENKYLKQMMNTKNNHIKGLNNHIDFISNEYQLLYNDYEELKHSSLLNRKQELLKECESNKGHMDMELREFEQFLVDAVGN, encoded by the coding sequence ATGTCAAACAATATCAAAGTATCAGTTCGAGTTAGACCTTTATTGCCACGGGAGCTAAAAGCTAAAAAGGCCGAAGGGGAGGCCACACCAGTATCATTAGTGTCAATGCCCCCGTCAGATCCTCATAAAGTTCTATTGACCAACCCCAAGGCACAATCGAAGAACAATATCAGTATTGATAACAAGCCCAAgagttttttatttgatgagTGTATTTGGTCATTTAATAGTAAGGATCTGAATTACATTGATAATCACAAATATTATGAAAAAACCGGACCACAATTGTTGTCCCATTTCTTTGAAGGGTATAATGTTTGCCTTTTGGCGTATGGTCAAACAGGATCAGGGAAAACATATACAATGATGGGTGATAAAAATGAACTGCCAGGGATAATAccattgttgataaaaGATATCTTAAAGCAAATGGAGATTTCTGTTAATgagaaaatcaattgtgAATTGAAGTTTCTGTACATCGAAATATACAATGAGCAAGTCAAAGATTTGCTTACAGGTGACACCAAAAATGGGAACGGGAATGGGAACAGTACACATGCAAGCCAAAAGTGCAAAGTTAGAGAACATCCTGTTACTGGTCCATACGTCGAGAATGTGAAAGAATACAATATCGAAAATTATAcccaatttttgaaattgttggcTAAAGGTAATTCTAGTCGTTCAACAGCATCTACATCTATGAACGATAAAAGTTCAAGAAGTCACGCAATTATCACATTGACATTAAAGCAaaccaaatttgaaaaatttagcGGTTTTAGCAGTGATTCTGATGAAACCAACAGTATTGGTGATGCAAGTGAAGAGATGGTATCGAACATCAAGTTGGTCGATCTTGCTGGATCAGAAAGACTacagaaaacaaaattatatGGACAACAAGAAAGAATCAAAGAAGGGACATTGATTAACAAATCATTGGCTGTTTTGGGAAGATGTATAAATTTGCTTTCAAGCAATCCATCGTCATTGATCCCCTACCgtgaatcaattttaacatatttattaaaagaaaatcttgGTGGGAATTCTAAAACATGCATGATCTTTTGTGTTTCTCCAGTTGACTATGAAGAAACCCATCAAACATTGAACTACGCCAAtgaagtgaaaaaaatcaaaacactAGCCAAGgcaaataaaacaaaactttCAAATGTTCCTATTGATTGGCAACAGTTACAACTGACAGATAAAACAGTTATCCAATCTTTGAAGAATGAAATTGACGTTTtaacaaataaattaaatcaaatgcaacaattaaatgaaCCTAGATCTCATCCACcacaatcaataaataatataattgaatatttggATAAAGAAACTAATAAAgtgaaatttgaaaataaatatttgaaacaaatgaTGAATACCAAAAACAATCACATAAAAGGATTGAACAATCacattgattttatttcGAACgaatatcaattgttgtatAATGATTAcgaagaattgaaacattCAAGTTTGCTTAATAGGaaacaagaattgttgaaagAATGTGAATCAAATAAAGGACATATGGATATGGAGTTGAGGGAgtttgaacaatttttgGTAGATGCTGTAGGTAACTAA
- a CDS encoding uncharacterized protein (Predicted debranching enzyme-associated ribonuclease; rat catheter biofilm induced): protein MSDKVKFLILNPSPDNLIKILEKSNAQYTKNGPFEATILLGDVLPQGYELPNVKPLGVTYFSRGANGISEVIQAKESSTQSSIDLATNFTFVKPPFSVIRTTSGITIMIVSKLDTNNESEEKPLDLPEVKIDILITYEWPQVIGRLCKLTTVGNDKINELVTKLKPRYHFAVGNEIGKFFELEPFAWSTGEITRFISLAQEGGSKEKWFYAFSIGLEQDKNTNVIENPFTATNKRSRDGDTNKDEEKELSNAREVKKPKVVAPEQCFFCLSNPNTETHMIVSIGTCSYLTIAKGPLTRSNKNLQFSGHGILIPIEHTPTIKQESLVSEELLKYQNSLVTAFDEQKPNLKLVFWGINRDTNIHYHKQFLPVEESLLNKFSKSLDMRVKLNNEKFKKNQNLHFTKFTDMANPELTKILDTSNYIMFTVCKNKTDRDYYIAPLIPEKSIDIQFPRRVLAHVLNLPDRIHWDKCQQPKLKEMADCENFKSFYQKFDFTL from the coding sequence ATGTCTGATAAAGTAAAGTTTCTCATATTAAATCCATCACCggataatttgattaaaattttggaaaaatcaaatgctCAGTATACGAAAAATGGTCCATTTGAAGCAACTATTTTATTGGGGGATGTCCTACCACAGGGCTATGAATTACCAAACGTAAAGCCTCTTGGTGTCACGTATTTTTCCAGAGGTGCAAATGGAATATCTGAAGTTATACAAGCAAAAGAAAGTTCAACACAAAGCTCTATTGATTTGGCCACAAATTTCACATTTGTTAAACCACCATTTAGTGTTATCAGAACCACATCAGGAATCACTATTATGATAGTTTCCAAATTAGATACAAACAACGAGTCAGAAGAGAAACCATTAGACCTTCCTGAAGTTAAGATTGATATCTTGATAACATATGAATGGCCACAAGTTATTGGTAGATTATGTAAATTGACTACAGTTGGTAATGATAAAATCAACGAATTGGTCACGAAATTAAAACCAAGGTATCATTTTGCTGTTGGAAATGAAATTGGGAAATTTTTCGAATTGGAACCATTTGCTTGGTCTACTGGAGAAATAACCAGATTTATCAGTTTAGCGCAAGAGGGAGGATCAAAAGAGAAATGGTTCTATGCATTTAGCATAGGTTTGGAACAAGACAAAAACACCAATGTTATTGAAAACCCATTTACAGCTACAAACAAAAGATCCAGGGACGGAGATACCAAcaaagatgaagaaaaggAGCTATCAAATGCGAGAGAAGTTAAAAAGCCTAAGGTGGTAGCTCCTGAACAAtgctttttttgtttgagTAACCCCAATACGGAAACCCACATGATTGTTTCTATTGGAACTTGCTCATATTTAACTATTGCAAAAGGTCCATTAACAAGGTCCAATAAAAACTTGCAGTTTTCTGGTCATGGAATTTTGATCCCAATTGAGCATACACCTACAATAAAACAAGAATCTTTGGTTTCAgaagaattgttgaaatatcaaaatagTTTAGTAACTGCATTTGATGAACAAAAACCGAACTTGAAATTAGTATTTTGGGGAATCAACCGAGACACAAACATTCATTATCATAAACAATTCTTACCAGTTGAAGAATCTTTGTTAAacaagttttcaaaatcattggATATGAGAGTTAAActaaataatgaaaaattcaaaaagaatCAGAACTTGCACTTCACAAAATTTACTGATATGGCAAATCCTGAGCTTACAAAAATATTGGATACTTCCAATTATATAATGTTTACTGTGTGCAAGAATAAAACTGACCGAGATTATTATATTGCTCCTTTAATACCGGAAAAGTCTATAGACATACAATTTCCTAGACGAGTACTAGCTCATGTATTGAATCTTCCTGATAGAATTCATTGGGATAAATGTCAACAACCTAAACTTAAAGAAATGGCAGATTGTGAAAACtttaaatcattttatcaaaaatttgacTTTACACTTTAA
- the PHO91 gene encoding Pho91p (Putative low-affinity phosphate transporter; fungal-specific (no human or murine homolog)), translated as MKFSHSLQFNAVPEWSSKYIAYTTLKKLIYSLQRDNLRRTYQQDDEEATLEGSHLIGANYASTGQTQDESASAVFIAALDAELKKIDTFYQQQEGFIFSNMNDLMNDIDNFEREVDESLALPGSNKNFQGVVKQNRRVSGSSQDNYITNTTDPDTEFTQPEDDDDDDDEEDALTSAFQETRGRRRGGSVPELHENEHQLRHTRSIDDYATKSPKIWNDLNNATLSNNVPPQLLLLSENRIILRKRVIGLYTTLSELKSFIELNYTGFKKALKKFDKSLNTNIKDNYLENLPNNSYIFKKSTMKKVDEHLDSLVKLYALICNHGDDLEAAKQELSIHLREHVVWERNTVWRDMIGLERKSYAANSKLMNRSDGNNDEKEDGSGNMKLMSKFNISLKNPVVIKLILIFAVTVFLLNVSPFDDSAQRNCFALLICASLLWATEAIPLFVTSLVIPLLIVVLNVVKNDDGSIMETVDASKFILSTMWNSVILLLLGGFTLAAALSKYHIAKLISTWILSKAGTNPAVVLLTIMGVALFASMWISNVAAPVLCFSLIQPLIRTLPKGSRFINALIMGIALASNVGGMASPIASPQNMIAIGAMEPQPSWGEWFVVALPVCVLALLLIWVFLLITFNCNSRNTHLVAIRTIDDKFTGIQWYIITVSFGTILLWCLASRLTGIFGEMGIIALIPVILFFGSGLLTTEDFNNYPWNIVILAMGGTALGKAVASSGLLNTIAVTIQSQVEGFSLFGIILTIGIFVLTIATFISHTVSALILIPLVSELGHNMPDPHPRMLILSTALLCSAAMGLPTSGFPNVTAICMTDEFGKPYLTVGTFIKIGVPASVIAYVIIVTVGHATMKIINF; from the coding sequence ATGAAGTTTTCCCACTCATTACAATTCAATGCTGTTCCAGAATGGTCCTCGAAATATATTGCTTATACCactttgaagaaattgatttactCTTTACAAAGAGATAATTTGAGAAGGACTTATCAACAAGATGACGAAGAAGCAACTTTAGAAGGATCACATTTGATCGGTGCAAATTATGCTTCCACGGGTCAAACTCAAGATGAATCTGCATCAGCCGTGTTTATAGCTGCACTTGATGCCgaattaaagaaaatcGATAcattttatcaacaacaagaaggGTTTATTTTCAGTAATATGAATGATTTGATGAATGacattgataattttgaaagagAAGTCGACGAATCTTTGGCATTACCTGGAAGCAACAAGAATTTTCAAGGTGTTGTTAAACAAAATCGTAGAGTTTCTGGTAGTTCACAGGATAACTACATTACAAACACAACGGATCCTGACACGGAATTCACTCAACCagaagatgatgacgacgatgacgatgaagaGGATGCATTAACTAGCGCTTTTCAAGAGACCAGAGggagaagaagaggaggaTCTGTTCCAGAACTTCATGAAAATGAACATCAATTGCGTCATACACGATCTATAGATGATTATGCTACAAAATCACCAAAAATCTGGAACGATTTAAATAATGCTACTTTGTCAAATAATGTTCCACCACAATTACTCTTGTTGAGTGAGAATAGAATCATTTTAAGAAAGCGAGTCATTGGATTATACACCACATTATCTGAATTAAAATCTTTTATCGAATTGAATTACACCGGGTTTAAAAAagcattgaaaaaatttgataaatcattGAATACTAACATTAAAGATAattatttggaaaatttacCCAACAATTCCtacatttttaaaaaatcaacCATGAAAAAAGTTGATGAACATTTGGATTCATTAGTCAAACTTTATGCATTAATTTGTAATCATGGTGATGATTTAGAAGCTGCCAAACAAGAATTATCAATCCATTTACGTGAACATGTGGTTTGGGAAAGAAACACCGTTTGGAGAGATATGATAGGattagaaagaaaatcatATGCTgccaattcaaaattgatgaatcgAAGTGATGGgaataatgatgaaaaagagGATGGTTCAGGtaatatgaaattgatgCTGAAATTCAATATATCTTTGAAAAACCCGGTtgtgataaaattgatattgatttttgcTGTCACAGTGTTTTTATTGAATGTATCTCCATTTGATGATTCTGCACAAAGAAACTGTTTTGCTTTGTTAATTTGTGCATCATTACTTTGGGCAACTGAAGCTATTCCATTATTTGTTACGTCTTTAGTTATCccattattgattgttgtgTTAAACGTTGTTAAAAATGACGATGGTTCAATCATGGAAACTGTAGATGCATCAAAATTcatattatcaacaatgtGGAATTCAgtcattttattattgttgggTGGGTTTACTTTGGCTGCCGCTTTATCGAAATATCATATTgctaaattgatttcaactTGGATATTATCTAAAGCTGGAACTAACCCAGCAGTTGTATTATTGACTATTATGGGAGTGGCCCTTTTCGCCTCAATGTGGATTTCAAATGTTGCTGCACCAGTCTTGtgtttttcattgattcaACCATTAATCAGAACTTTACCAAAAGGGTCAAGATTTATCAATGCATTGATAATGGGTATTGCCCTTGCTTCTAATGTAGGTGGTATGGCCTCACCAATTGCTTCTCCACAAAATATGATCGCTATTGGTGCTATGGAACCTCAACCATCTTGGGGTGAATGGTTTGTTGTGGCTCTTCCTGTTTGTGTTTTggcattgttgttgatttgggTATTTTTGTTAATTACTTTTAATTGCAATTCTAGAAACACTCATTTAGTAGCAATCAGAACAATTGACGATAAATTCACTGGAATTCAATGGTATATCATTACAGTATCATTTGGAACTATTTTGCTTTGGTGTTTAGCTTCTAGATTGACAGGTATATTTGGAGAAATGGGTATAATTGCTTTGATACCGGTAATCTTGTTTTTCGGTTCTGGATTATTGACTACAGAAGATTTTAACAATTATCCATGGAATATTGTTATCTTAGCCATGGGAGGTACCGCTTTGGGTAAAGCTGTTGCCTCATCAGGTTTATTGAATACAATTGCCGTCACTATTCAAAGTCAAGTTGAAGggttttcattatttggaATTATTTTAACTATTGGAATTTTTGTATTAACTATTGCTACTTTTATTAGCCATACCGTGTCAGCATTGATTCTTATTCCATTGGTTAGTGAGCTTGGTCACAACATGCCTGATCCTCATCCTAGAATGTTGATTTTATCTACAGCATTATTGTGTAGTGCAGCTATGGGATTACCAACCTCTGGATTCCCCAACGTTACTGCTATTTGTATGACAGACGAATTTGGCAAGCCATATTTGACAGTGGGGACgtttattaaaattggGGTTCCTGCTTCAGTGATAGCTTATGTCATTATTGTAACAGTCGGGCATGCAACTatgaaaattatcaatttttga
- the SET6 gene encoding Set6p (Ortholog of S. cerevisiae Set6, a SET domain protein of unknown function; Hap43-induced; rat catheter and Spider biofilm induced) has translation MAASEESTLVDEYPIKSILNQISPWFIVDETKYGGRGCFAPKVIPQHTVIHSCQTPIGSTLSKPFKKEVCSQCYTYTYGETMKFKISKTEGKHVYSLFFCSEECKSTFTHQDINRVLVENLLAVEKNYLAGLSKPEIEPMEPKNFADDYVKEWDKVASWETKLESLKPSKRQNQIFRIDDNEYLEIKYVIGVLFNMYKVHCNDHIPHFDYPNLDKNEANKVELLLFDLLYSSEFEKVKRYPYLLYSYINIYKFIKLTCTPELQAFIDSTTIRSIIGKNLSNAFGIWSEVTDPSEDKEFLGFGVYPSASFFNHSCSPNIVKTRNNSEMVFTTSKDIEIGEELCISYGNYTDEPVELRQKQLKEWFFDCACTKCQTELKTT, from the coding sequence ATGGCAGCCAGTGAAGAAAGTACATTGGTCGACGAGTATCCAATAAAATCTATACTAAACCAAATATCACCTTGGTTCATCGTTGATGAGACAAAATATGGTGGCAGAGGCTGCTTTGCACCAAAAGTCATTCCACAGCACACAGTTATTCACCTGTGCCAAACTCCTATTGGGTCCACTCTCAGCAAAccatttaaaaaagaagtttGTTCCCAATGTTATACTTATACTTATGGTGAAACAATGAAGTTCAAAATCTCGAAAACTGAAGGAAAACATGTTTactccctttttttttgtagtGAAGAGTGTAAATCGACATTTACACACCAAGATATAAATCGTGTTTTAGTTGAAAACTTGCTAGCAGTGgagaaaaattatttggcGGGATTATCAAAACCAGAAATAGAACCTATGgaaccaaaaaattttgctGATGATTATGTCAAAGAATGGGATAAGGTTGCCTCATGGGAAACAAAACTTGAATCACTAAAACCATCGAAAagacaaaatcaaatattcaGAATCGATGATAATGAGTATcttgaaattaaatatgTTATTGGAGTGCTATTTAACATGTATAAAGTTCACTGTAACGATCATATTCCACATTTTGATTATCCTAATTTAGATAAAAATGAAGCCAACAAAGTTGAATTACTCCTATTTGATCTATTATATTCTTCcgaatttgaaaaagtgAAAAGATATCCATACCTATTATACTCGTACATAAACATCTACAAGTTCATAAAACTCACATGTACTCCTGAGTTGCAGGCTTTCATCGATTCTACAACTATACGATCTATAATTGGGAAAAATCTATCTAATGCATTTGGGATATGGTCAGAAGTGACCGACCCTTCAGAAGATAAAGAATTTTTGGGATTTGGTGTATACCCTTCGGCATCATTCTTCAATCATTCATGCAGTCCAAACATTGTGAAGACACGAAATAACTCTGAAATGGTTTTCACAACATCcaaagatattgaaattggtgaGGAATTGTGTATAAGTTATGGAAATTATACCGACGAGCCCGTCGAATTAAGgcaaaaacaattgaaagaatGGTTTTTCGATTGTGCATGTACCAAATGTCAAActgaattgaaaacaacTTAA
- a CDS encoding putative ubiquitin-specific protease (Putative deubiquitinating enzyme; induced by Mnl1 under weak acid stress) — translation MSEIWNQLKCLITNQDLNTIKHFPQPTTTTTQQIDCLSILNYPFIPTLLLNYWNRKTYSEKKSLLLQISLILSISLYILTPSLPFYKQKPMFSKRPDKHTTGFINLRNDCFANSSLQAYSSVPSLTDYLNKFIASYRQLVEFVKSNNIDIQELINLRLELNKNLQNSKFKRSNSTFEVPLHMAMASMVKKLQETEMTTRTISVWTFLHELENIFNAKMSRSQHDAHELTQLINETLENENLKFKSFVRFITLNLETILKRIPDPQDYAQLDKIVVPEFPFDGLILSQMTCLTCHGVSQPNFTPFVILTLPVPMTTTTNLETLLEQNESEQIEGYQCIKCRVSKIAMNEEHLKRQIPLEDVDYINKIIGLNNNPNLCINEDLPEDLENFIKNYNVEGIDASRITSTVQKKSQILKPPKIFGLHLSRSSFDGQVVTRNSCRVKFSDKMTLSIGKEYHDKLKQFQTMVQKEDEKLREKYTSNVLTTDENDMEDEDVQREDIDEKGEEDDDEDDEDVTTDDGTATENGTDDLDDETDEEEEEDDDDISSVMSRETETQSVTTSSTIRPNSGPTGSSQEYSINSAPISHKQTDNLKELFKRFKFNDNDLYKYRLRAVIKHMGSHTQGHYECYKHKPLYVKDKNGNIFKLSPEIKDELTGEIHCEATPVESNPAQSNANNGSATMRSSSSGSSENDEGFRHKFSTMMGRRPSVFQANPTGVEEILSSGLQTPAEILVDDPNQNNFENAFATHNFRDAFNGNKDTATNKKQEEEKKVKMKKIPSIISKPYWRISDATVTEVSKASVLAEETTVYMLYYERVDRKQIKRHHG, via the coding sequence ATGAGTGAGATTTGGAATCAATTAAAGTGCCTAATTACTAATCAAGATCTCAATACTATTAAACATTTCCCACAACCtaccactactaccacTCAACAAATCGATTGcttatcaattttaaattatccATTTATTCCAACTTTATTACTAAATTATTGGAATCGGAAAACTTATCTGGAAAAGAAATCTTTACTTTTACAAATTTCATTGATActatcaatttctttatataTTCTTACCCCTTCATTACCATTTTACAAACAAAAACCCATGTTTTCCAAACGTCCAGACAAACATACCACTggttttatcaatttacGAAATGACTGTTTCGCCAATTCCTCGTTGCAGGCATATTCATCTGTGCCTTCATTGACGGATTATTTGAACAAGTTTATTGCTAGTTACCGTCAATTGgttgaatttgttaaaCTGAACAATATCGACATTCAAGAATTAATCAACTTACGTTTggaattaaataaaaatttgcagaattcaaaattcaaacGGTCAAATTCTACATTTGAAGTACCTTTGCATATGGCCATGGCATCGATGGTGAAAAAACTACAAGAAACAGAAATGACAACCAGAACTATAAGTGTTTGGACTTTTCTTCACGAATTAGAAAACATTTTCAACGCCAAAATGTCTAGATCTCAACATGATGCTCATGAATTAActcaattaattaatgaaactttagaaaatgaaaacttgaaatttaAAAGTTTTGTGAGATTTATTACTTTGAACTTGGAAactattttgaaaagaatcCCTGACCCACAAGATTATGCTCAATTAGATAAAATTGTTGTACCTGAATTCCCATTTGACGGGTTGATTTTGAGTCAAATGACTTGTTTGACCTGTCATGGAGTTTCCCAACCAAATTTCACACCATTTGTTATACTTACATTGCCAGTGCCTAtgaccaccaccactaatTTGGAAACATTATTGGAACAAAACGAAAGTGAACAAATTGAAGGTTATCAATGTATTAAATGTCGAGTTAGTAAAATTGCCATGAATGAAGAGCATTTGAAACGTCAAATTCCATTGGAAGATGTGGATTATATTAACAAGATTATTGGGTTAAATAACAACCCAAATTTGTGCATTAATGAAGATTTACCTGAAGATTTAGAGAACtttatcaagaattatAATGTTGAAGGGATTGATGCTTCAAGAATCACTTCGACAGTTCAGAAAAAATCacaaattttgaaacctccaaaaatatttggattGCATCTTTCACGTTCTTCTTTCGATGGCCAAGTAGTAACTAGAAATTCATGTCGAGTCAAGTTTTCAGATAAAATGACATTATCAATAGGTAAAGAGTATCATGATAAATTAAAGCAATTTCAAACTATGGTGCAAAAAGAAGACGAAAAGTTGAGAGAAAAATATACGTCTAATGTCTTGACCACAGATGAGAATGATATGGAAGACGAAGATGTACAAAGagaagatattgatgaGAAGGGGGAAGAagatgacgatgaagatGACGAAGATGTTACAACCGATGATGGCACTGCTACAGAAAACGGTACAGATGATTTAGATGATGAGacagatgaagaagaagaagaagatgatgatgatatttcGTCTGTTATGTCTAGAGAAACTGAAACTCAATCAGTCACTACTTCTAGTACCATCAGACCAAATTCTGGACCAACTGGTCTGTCTCAAGAATACTCAATAAATCTGGCTCCAATTTCTCATAAGCAAACtgataatttgaaagaacTTTTCAAAcgattcaaatttaatgataatgatttgtACAAGTATCGTTTGAGAGCTGTTATTAAACATATGGGATCACATACTCAGGGTCATTATGAATGTTACAAGCATAAACCACTTTATGTGAAAGACAAAAATGGtaacattttcaaattatcaccAGAGattaaagatgaattaACTGGTGAAATTCATTGTGAAGCCACTCCTGTTGAACTGAATCCTGCTCAGTCCAATGCTAATAATGGTTCAGCTACAATGCGTTCGTCTAGTAGTGGTTCAAgtgaaaatgatgaaggGTTCCGTCACAAGTTTTCAACCATGATGGGTCGTAGACCTTCTGTATTCCAAGCTAATCCGACTGGCGTGGAAGAAATCTTACTGTCTGGTTTACAAACTCCAGCTGAAATTTTGGTGGACGATCCtaatcaaaacaatttcGAAAATGCTTTTGCTACTCATAATTTTAGAGATGCATTCAACGGCAATAAAGATACTGCCaccaataaaaaacaagaagaggaaaagaaagtgaaaatgaaaaaaattcctTCAATCATTTCTAAACCTTATTGGAGAATTAGTGATGCTACTGTCACTGAAGTTAGTAAGGCTTCTGTATTAGCTGAGGAAACTACAGTTTATATGTTGTACTATGAAAGAGTTGACAGGAAACAAATTAAACGTCATCATGGTTAG
- a CDS encoding uncharacterized protein (Predicted plasma membrane protein; gene has intron) — translation MDFCFFLIGFKEFNKPLPDIGNIPCYCGHCHNQSAFAVRTINCVTLFFIPVLPFYYQKRLKCNICGTTGGLDATAMDRMKSGQPVAIG, via the exons ATGGAtttctgtttctttctCATTGGAT TCAAAGAGTTTAATAAGCCATTACCAGATATAGGAAATATCCCTTGCTACTGTGGCCATTGTCACAATCAAAGTGCATTTGCCGTGAGAACAATTAATTGCGttactttgttttttattcCGGTGTTGCCCTTTTACTACCAGAAAAGATTGAAATGTAACATTTGTGGAACAACTGGTGGTCTTGACGCTACTGCAATGGATCGAATGAAGCTGGGTCAACCAGTAGCTATAGGTTGA